A genomic region of Microbacterium schleiferi contains the following coding sequences:
- a CDS encoding inositol monophosphatase family protein, with product MTDADPRELENIAIDLAREAGQLARERRSAGVSIAATKSALADIVTEADREVEALIRSRLRELRPTDGFLGEESDADPGSSGTTWVVDPIDGTVNYAYGIPFYAVSIAAVQGTSDPQTWTALAGAVYVPSLDEMFHAAQGAGAWLGDRRLHVEAEVSAAGALLATGFGYDPATHAGDLGRVARVMPIARDIRRMGAASIDLCSVAAGRVDGYFERGLKPWDHAAAALIVTEAGGRFALLPADDTGRVLVIAAVPGVFDRLLTLAQP from the coding sequence GTGACTGACGCCGACCCGCGAGAACTCGAGAACATCGCCATCGACCTTGCCCGCGAGGCAGGGCAGCTGGCGCGCGAGCGTCGCAGCGCGGGCGTCTCGATCGCGGCTACCAAGTCCGCGCTCGCAGACATCGTCACCGAGGCTGACCGCGAGGTCGAGGCCCTCATCCGCTCCAGGCTCCGCGAGCTTCGACCGACGGACGGTTTTCTCGGTGAAGAATCGGATGCCGACCCCGGAAGCAGCGGCACCACCTGGGTCGTGGATCCGATCGATGGGACGGTCAACTACGCCTACGGCATCCCGTTCTATGCCGTGAGCATTGCGGCCGTGCAGGGAACGTCCGACCCGCAGACGTGGACCGCGCTGGCCGGCGCCGTGTATGTGCCGTCGCTGGACGAGATGTTCCATGCGGCCCAGGGCGCGGGGGCCTGGCTCGGCGACCGGCGACTTCACGTCGAGGCTGAGGTCTCCGCCGCGGGTGCGCTGCTGGCAACCGGCTTCGGATACGACCCCGCCACCCACGCGGGTGACCTGGGTCGGGTTGCCCGCGTCATGCCGATAGCCCGAGACATCAGACGGATGGGCGCAGCATCCATCGACCTGTGCTCGGTGGCCGCCGGCCGCGTCGACGGCTACTTCGAGCGAGGGCTCAAACCCTGGGATCACGCCGCCGCGGCGCTCATCGTGACAGAAGCCGGCGGACGCTTCGCACTTCTGCCCGCGGATGACACCGGTCGCGTTCTGGTGATCGCCGCGGTCCCCGGCGTCTTCGATCGACTGTTGACCCTCGCGCAACCCTGA
- a CDS encoding carbohydrate kinase family protein — MSSVVVIGDALIDELRDDTGVREFVGGAALNVAVGLSRLGVPTTLIAMVGDDDAGAKIRAYLADYGVKLLASPSALGSSRAVSVRVDGEPTYVFNEAAQARRLEFDPAQRAAIADADRIVVSCYPFDDVEQTAQLIDAVGEASSRLVIDPNPRTGMMTDLDEFRRGFEALARGAGAVKIGDDDATLLYTSDLDAAAARMRELGVPTVLATRGSAGATLITDPASVTKPVSSLPGDVIDTMGAGDASLAALVAGMVQRDPTTADEWADVLGTAMDIAAATCRFHGALLRTPDALTGGDMDRIGT, encoded by the coding sequence ATGAGTTCGGTGGTGGTGATTGGCGACGCGCTGATCGATGAACTACGCGATGACACCGGCGTTCGCGAATTCGTGGGCGGCGCTGCACTGAACGTGGCGGTCGGGCTGTCACGTCTCGGCGTGCCGACGACGTTGATCGCGATGGTCGGCGACGACGACGCCGGTGCGAAGATCCGTGCCTACCTCGCCGACTACGGTGTGAAGCTGCTGGCGTCCCCCTCCGCGCTCGGCAGTTCGCGAGCCGTGAGCGTGCGCGTCGATGGCGAACCGACCTATGTCTTCAACGAGGCTGCGCAGGCGCGGCGGCTGGAGTTCGACCCCGCCCAGCGGGCAGCGATCGCGGATGCCGACCGCATCGTCGTCAGCTGCTATCCGTTCGATGACGTCGAGCAGACGGCACAGCTCATCGATGCCGTCGGCGAGGCATCCTCGCGGCTGGTCATCGACCCCAACCCCCGCACGGGCATGATGACGGACCTGGATGAGTTTCGACGCGGCTTCGAGGCACTGGCACGCGGTGCCGGTGCGGTGAAGATCGGTGATGACGACGCAACGCTGCTCTACACGTCGGACCTGGATGCCGCGGCGGCGCGGATGCGGGAGCTCGGCGTGCCGACGGTGCTGGCAACGCGCGGCTCTGCGGGAGCAACACTGATCACCGACCCGGCGTCGGTGACCAAGCCCGTCTCGTCGCTGCCGGGAGACGTCATCGACACGATGGGCGCCGGGGATGCATCCCTCGCCGCGCTCGTGGCGGGCATGGTGCAGCGCGATCCGACGACCGCCGACGAGTGGGCCGACGTCCTCGGCACTGCGATGGACATCGCCGCAGCAACGTGCCGCTTCCACGGCGCGCTGCTGCGCACCCCGGACGCGCTCACCGGCGGCGACATGGACCGCATCGGCACCTGA
- a CDS encoding FBP domain-containing protein has translation MRPLTEEELRASFVNAAPDELRVIEVPLSARTTDWYHFDFLAWRDPEFRGRGYLVAEVEGEPRGVVLRASESSSRSRAAMCNLCHTMQPGNQVSLFTARRAGDAGAHGDSVGTYICSDLSCHDNVRLAAPLAPSEVRGSVDLKIDGTRRRTEAFVARVLENGEAPA, from the coding sequence ATGCGCCCGCTCACCGAAGAGGAACTTCGTGCATCGTTTGTCAACGCGGCACCCGATGAGCTTCGCGTCATCGAGGTTCCGCTGAGTGCTCGAACGACCGACTGGTACCACTTCGACTTTCTCGCCTGGCGCGACCCCGAGTTCCGGGGCCGCGGATACCTGGTGGCCGAGGTCGAGGGAGAGCCGCGGGGAGTCGTGCTCCGGGCATCCGAGAGCTCGTCGCGCTCGCGGGCGGCGATGTGCAACCTGTGCCACACGATGCAGCCCGGCAATCAGGTCTCACTCTTCACCGCACGTCGCGCCGGCGATGCCGGAGCCCACGGTGACAGCGTCGGCACCTACATCTGCAGCGACCTCTCCTGCCATGACAACGTTCGCCTTGCCGCCCCGCTCGCGCCCAGCGAGGTGCGCGGCAGCGTCGACCTGAAGATCGATGGGACACGGCGCCGCACCGAGGCTTTCGTTGCGCGCGTCCTCGAGAACGGAGAAGCCCCGGCATGA
- a CDS encoding DUF3459 domain-containing protein yields MTLPGMPVLFAGDEFGLVGADGEASRTPMPWGTETDPAVAARLGLYRELIALRRQHPALATGGLRWVHVDENTVVFVRESADESVLVLVTTTDADLTLPSAAVLGADRAIALVGDATLAAASDGAVLIAAEGPAFAAWVLPGVSAPTGDSEAPAS; encoded by the coding sequence ATGACACTGCCCGGGATGCCGGTGCTGTTCGCCGGTGATGAGTTCGGCCTCGTCGGTGCGGACGGCGAGGCGAGCCGCACCCCGATGCCGTGGGGCACCGAGACAGATCCCGCCGTCGCCGCGCGCTTGGGGCTCTACCGGGAGCTGATCGCGCTTCGGCGCCAGCATCCTGCGCTCGCGACAGGCGGTTTGCGGTGGGTTCACGTCGACGAGAACACCGTCGTGTTCGTGCGCGAGAGCGCAGACGAGTCGGTCCTCGTGCTCGTGACCACGACGGATGCCGACCTCACGCTTCCCTCCGCCGCCGTGCTCGGCGCCGACCGGGCGATCGCGCTCGTCGGGGATGCGACGCTCGCGGCAGCGTCGGACGGTGCCGTCCTCATCGCGGCTGAGGGCCCGGCGTTCGCTGCCTGGGTGCTGCCAGGCGTCAGTGCTCCGACGGGAGACAGTGAGGCTCCGGCTTCATAG